A genomic stretch from Setaria viridis chromosome 1, Setaria_viridis_v4.0, whole genome shotgun sequence includes:
- the LOC117845439 gene encoding uncharacterized protein, producing the protein MGLKLSCIHRGSSLSRQARQPASPAPTRVIAGDGSLKELPASAPARVSDVLGHNHNGGAAPAFFVCNSDALYFNEHPPALAPGDLLRPGQIYFVLPAAMLEKPLSTADMAALAVRASTALASSSGKPRRHGRRRRACGGGKKAVRVMPVREEMEDGGGEDVFFNEKLNQQTLGEFGASLSLTKRDEKLTAAAATSRLKRALSIIQEDAE; encoded by the coding sequence ATGGGGTTGAAGCTTTCTTGCATCCACCGAGGCAGCAGCCTCTCGCGGCAGGCGCGCCagccggcctcgccggcgccgaccagGGTCATCGCCGGCGACGGCTCGCTGAAGGAGCTCCCGGCCTCAGCTCCTGCCCGCGTCTCCGACGTGCTGGGTCACAACCacaacggcggcgcggcgccagcGTTCTTCGTGTGCAACTCCGACGCGCTCTACTTCAACGAGCACCCCCCGGCGTTGGCCCCCGGCGACCTGCTCCGGCCGGGGCAGATATACTTCGTGCTCCCGGCGGCCATGCTCGAGAAGCCGCTGTCCACGGCCGACATGGCGGCGCTGGCCGTGCGCGCCAGCACGGCGCTGGCGTCGTCGAGCGGAAAGCCTCGGCGTcacgggcggcgccgccgtgcttgTGGCGGTGGCAAGAAGGCCGTGCGAGTCATGCCGGTGCGCGAGGAGatggaggatggcggcggcgaggacgtcTTCTTCAACGAGAAGCTCAACCAGCAGACGCTTGGGGAGTTCGGGGCGTCGCTGAGCCTGACGAAGAGGGATGAGAAActcaccgcggcggcggcgacgtcgcggcTGAAGCGGGCGCTGAGCATCATTCAAGAGGATGCCGAGTGA